TCGCTCCATTTTCTCCGAGGCTGCAAAAAGGGTCGCCGATACTGAAGGTTAGGGGAGGTGCGGAGTGAAAGGGGAGTCCGGCGATGCCGTAAATCGACAAGTTCCAGAGTTCCGGCCTGTTTGGCACAACTCTTGATTGCATCTCTTTATGGACGTCGTGTGTCTTCCTGCCGTCAGCGTTGAACCGTTGGGACGTCCCGCCGGTCGAGATGACTGATCGTATTGATTTCAAGCTATTGAAATGTTATTAATCTGCCGATCTGTCTTAGGTAAGGATTGAGCTGGAAGGGATGTTATGAAGAAGGTTTTGTCAGCCATTTTCAGCAGCGTTTTTTTACTGCTGATCTCAGCGCAGGTTTCCGTGGCGGTACCCACCCAGTATGGTGACACAGGCCTTTTGTCACAACCGACAGCCGAAACACTGAATGCCGGGAATATCTGTCTCGGCGTCTGGAATAATTACTCTTCGGGAAAAACCGAAGATGCGGACATCATGCCGGTCAGCATCACTCTCGGACTCGGTTCTTTTCTCGAAATGTACGGGACTTACCCGAATCTTCTCTTCAATAACGATGAAACCGTCAGCGGCAGGGGGACCGCCAATCTCGGTGCCAAGATCAGGTTCCTGGGAAAACGTTCTTCCCGCTTCAAGATGGCGTTTGAAGGCGAAGGGCGGCGGAGCATTTCTGATGACCCCAATTTTGACGGTCTGACCGATTACGCGACCCGGGTCATCGCCAGCCTCAAGCTCGACCGGGTTGGTTTCCATGTCAATGGCGGTTACATCTTTACTGATGATCCGGTCAATGTCACCTACGACAACCAGACCACCGCGGGGGCCGGCATTGAATTCTATCCCGTTGGTCGCCTGCGCATGATCGCTGAAGGAGACTGGCGTACCAATAAAATTATCGGACGAGATGACTATGCTGAAGTTTCCGTTGGATTCCAGTATTTTATCTCACCACATTTCACCCTTAATCTGGGTGCGTCAGTCGGCCTGACCGACGCAGCTCCCGACTGGCGGCTGCTCGCCGGTTTTTCCGGTTGTCAGGGGATAGGAACCTACCAGCGCCCCATCCCCAAGTTGGTTGAGCCAGCCCTGCCGGAAGAAAAGAAACCGGAAAAACCGAAAAAAGTCGTCAAGATAAAAACCCTTACCCCCCTGGTTCCGGTGGCCGCGCCGGTTGTCAAACCACTGGCCGTCACCCCGGTCAGCAAGCTGGAAGTTGCCGTACCGCCGAAAAAAGAGGTGGTGGTCCTGGAACCTTCCGAGCAACTGGTGATTCCCGATACCGAGGAACTGCAGGCTCTCAATGTTTCTCCCGTGGCGGGAGCGGCTCCTCCCATCCCGAGCAAGCCGATGATCACCAAACCCGTGGAAACGCTCGTTTACCGCAAGTTCCAGATGGACGAGTTCACTTTTGATTTTGACCAGTTCTCGCTGACCGAATCCGGTCGCAAGGCGTTGGCGGTCATCGCGGATGAACTGCGACATGATGACAAATGGTTCGTGATCCGCTTCGATGGTTATACTGACAGTATCGGGTCGGAACGCTACAATGAAAAACTCTCCCTCAAACGGGCGGTTTCGACGGCCACCGGGATGGTCGTCAATAACGGTTTTGATCCCTCCCGTATTTTTGTCAAGGGTTTTGGTGAGAGCAAACCGATTGCCAGTAATGACACTCCG
This genomic interval from Geothermobacter hydrogeniphilus contains the following:
- a CDS encoding OmpA family protein, which produces MKKVLSAIFSSVFLLLISAQVSVAVPTQYGDTGLLSQPTAETLNAGNICLGVWNNYSSGKTEDADIMPVSITLGLGSFLEMYGTYPNLLFNNDETVSGRGTANLGAKIRFLGKRSSRFKMAFEGEGRRSISDDPNFDGLTDYATRVIASLKLDRVGFHVNGGYIFTDDPVNVTYDNQTTAGAGIEFYPVGRLRMIAEGDWRTNKIIGRDDYAEVSVGFQYFISPHFTLNLGASVGLTDAAPDWRLLAGFSGCQGIGTYQRPIPKLVEPALPEEKKPEKPKKVVKIKTLTPLVPVAAPVVKPLAVTPVSKLEVAVPPKKEVVVLEPSEQLVIPDTEELQALNVSPVAGAAPPIPSKPMITKPVETLVYRKFQMDEFTFDFDQFSLTESGRKALAVIADELRHDDKWFVIRFDGYTDSIGSERYNEKLSLKRAVSTATGMVVNNGFDPSRIFVKGFGESKPIASNDTPEGRGKNRRVEILVLVKKAE